One genomic window of Punica granatum isolate Tunisia-2019 chromosome 1, ASM765513v2, whole genome shotgun sequence includes the following:
- the LOC116210610 gene encoding subtilisin inhibitor-like, with translation MAEEEKQANPPQDQEHQSTDSPAHLLPRFYGALGGGNSSEKDSWPELVGLMADEAEKKIKEEKPRAIVQVVGPDCFTTMDFNTGRVRLYVDPSGKVERRPRIG, from the exons ATGGCTGAAGAGGAGAAGCAGGCCAACCCTCCACAAGATCAAGAACACCAATCAACTGACTCGCCGGCCCATCTCTTGCCAA GATTCTACGGAGCTTTAGGGGGAGGTAATTCCTCAGAAAAGGATTCATGGCCTGAGCTGGTGGGTCTAATGGCAGATGAAGCAGAgaagaagatcaaggaagAGAAACCCAGGGCCATAGTCCAAGTGGTCGGACCGGATTGCTTCACCACTATGGATTTCAACACCGGTCGAGTTCGACTGTACGTAGATCCTTCTGGGAAGGTGGAGAGAAGACCGAGAATCGGTTAA
- the LOC116210595 gene encoding L-type lectin-domain containing receptor kinase S.4-like: MAALTLPRPPFSAFILLLFLLRLPYSHQQQPQTPPAPSAGGELYFPGFKNSASNISLAGFAQIQRSNGLLQLTNHTSRLLGHAFYSSPFRLKASPNGSALSFSTSFVFSIVPEYPKLGGHGLAFALSPSPHPAALPSQYLGLLNSSDMGNFSNHLFAVEFDTVQDFEFGDINDNHVGIDINSLVSNDSASAAYYAGDSSGKVDLNLKSGKPVFAWVDYDSGSTTVNVTVSPSSSKPTKPILSFKVDLSPILNEHMYVGFSASTGLLASSHYVLGWSFSIGGGGDSRALELSSLPQLPGPKKDHRVALAIGVSFSVVLVLVLAIGAVFYIVRKIRNADPIEDWELDIGPHRFSYQELKRATDGFKGNQLLGAGGFGQVYRGILRNSKTQIAVKRISHESKQGLREFVSEISTIGRLRHRNLVQLLGWCRRRSDLLLVYEFMPNGSLDKFLFDGPETTLDWDQRFNIIKGVASGLLYLHEGYEQVVIHRDVKASNVLLDGELNGRLGDFGLARLYDHGSNPSTTRVVGTLGYLAPELSRTGKSDAFSDVYAFGAFLLEVVCGRRPIEPKAPAEELVLVDWVWERYREGRVLDVVDSKLNGEFNESEVLMILKLGLMCSNSKPDQRPSMRQVMRYLDGEVEVPESSRAPGALEVERGQGGFEDFLDSFASSSFDNMSSSSFTGRRDFDTTLSLSTPRSLPNVSTGYTR; the protein is encoded by the coding sequence ATGGCCGCTCTGACTCTACCCCGGCCGCCCTTCTCTGCcttcatcctcctcctcttcctcctccggCTTCCCTATTCCCACCAGCAGCAGCCGCAGACGCCTCCTGCCCCCTCAGCCGGCGGCGAGCTCTACTTCCCGGGGTTCAAGAACTCCGCCTCCAACATCTCCCTCGCCGGATTTGCCCAGATTCAGCGCTCCAACGGCCTTCTCCAGCTCACCAACCACACCAGCCGCCTCCTCGGCCACGCCTTCTACTCCTCCCCTTTCCGCCTCAAGGCTTCCCCCAACGGTTCCGCTCTCTCCTTCTCCACTTCCTTCGTCTTCTCCATCGTCCCCGAGTACCCGAAGCTCGGCGGCCACGGCCTCGCCTTCGCCCTCTCCCCCTCCCCTCACCCTGCCGCCCTCCCCAGCCAGTACCTTGGTCTCCTCAACTCCTCCGACATGGGCAACTTCTCGAACCACCTCTTCGCGGTCGAGTTCGACACTGTCCAGGACTTCGAGTTCGGGGACATTAACGATAATCACGTTGGGATCGATATCAACAGCTTGGTCTCCAATGACTCTGCTTCGGCCGCCTACTACGCTGGCGATAGTTCAGGGAAGGTGGATCTGAATCTGAAAAGCGGGAAGCCCGTTTTCGCGTGGGTCGATTACGACTCGGGCAGCACTACTGTGAACGTGACGGTGTCTCCCAGTTCTTCGAAGCCCACAAAGCCCATCCTATCATTTAAGGTCGACCTGTCTCCCATATTGAATGAACATATGTACGTCGGGTTCTCAGCTTCCACGGGTTTGCTCGCGAGCTCGCATTACGTGTTGGGTTGGAGCTTTAGCATAGGTGGAGGAGGAGATAGCAGAGCTCTGGAGCTCTCCTCTCTGCCCCAGTTACCGGGACCGAAGAAAGACCATCGAGTAGCTCTCGCCATTGGGGTTTCCTTCTCGGTAGTCTTGGTTCTAGTTCTTGCGATAGGTGCAGTGTTTTACATTGTCCGGAAGATCAGGAACGCAGACCCAATCGAGGACTGGGAGCTTGATATCGGGCCTCACAGGTTCTCCTACCAGGAGCTCAAACGGGCAACCGACGGGTTCAAGGGCAATCAGCTGCTGGGCGCTGGCGGGTTCGGGCAAGTCTATAGAGGGATACTACGAAACTCCAAGACCCAAATCGCAGTGAAGCGAATCTCCCATGAGTCAAAGCAAGGGTTGCGTGAATTCGTCTCGGAGATCTCCACCATCGGCCGGCTCCGTCACCGCAACCTGGTCCAATTACTAGGATGGTGCCGGAGAAGAAGCGATCTGTTGCTTGTTTATGAGTTCATGCCCAACGGAAGCTTAGATAAGTTCCTGTTCGATGGGCCAGAGACAACCCTCGATTGGGACCAGAGGTTCAACATCATAAAGGGAGTCGCTTCGGGGCTGCTCTACTTGCACGAGGGGTATGAACAGGTCGTGATCCACAGAGATGTTAAGGCAAGCAATGTGTTGCTCGATGGGGAACTGAATGGCAGGCTTGGGGACTTCGGACTGGCGAGATTGTATGATCACGGTTCGAACCCGAGCACAACTCGGGTTGTGGGAACCTTGGGCTACTTGGCCCCCGAACTCTCGAGGACAGGAAAATCTGATGCATTCTCTGATGTTTATGCCTTTGGCGCATTTTTATTAGAGGTTGTTTGCGGGAGGAGGCCGATTGAGCCGAAGGCCCCAGCAGAGGAGCTTGTCTTAGTGGACTGGGTGTGGGAGAGGTACCGAGAAGGAAGAGTTCTCGATGTGGTTGACTCGAAGTTGAATGGAGAGTTCAATGAGAGTGAGGTGTTAATGATATTGAAGTTGGGGTTAATGTGCTCAAACAGTAAGCCCGATCAGAGGCCTAGCATGCGGCAGGTAATGAGGTACTTGGACGGGGAAGTCGAAGTGCCTGAGAGCTCGAGGGCCCCGGGGGCGCTTGAGGTGGAGAGGGGTCAAGGAGGGTTTGAGGATTTCCTGGACTCATTTGCGTCGTCCTCCTTTGATAATATGAGCTCGTCCTCCTTCACAGGGAGAAGGGATTTCGATACGACCTTGTCACTCTCGACTCCTCGTTCCCTTCCGAATGTTAGCACTGGCTACACTAGATAG
- the LOC116210603 gene encoding glucose-induced degradation protein 4 homolog: MPVRVVESSAPSQVSGGNSGNTCPQPCTLLSVGQAFSGTQNVSSLQKDEAWRVNVRIQGCDLDHGYLCGTMEALNVPMADTPVVTFWEGEIVDTKNYTFFTGKWEATPEDDIRHWSKFPSFSPLQNQVEADGGKSLDLSNYPYIFMRWKELYFVNVGTDCGLTIAGFYYVCFSCSDGSINGFYYDPNSSPFQKLELKSTNEGRPGFSFSAYELQ, translated from the exons ATGCCAGTGAGAGTGGTGGAGAGctctgcaccttctcaagttTCAG GTGGGAATTCTGGAAACACATGTCCCCAGCCCTGTACACTTTTGAGTGTTGGACAG GCCTTCTCTGGCACTCAGAATGTTTCTAGCCTACAGAAGGATGAGGCTTGGCGAGTCAATGTCCGCATTCAAGGATGTGACCTTGATCACGGTTATCTCTGCGGCACTATGGAGGCTCTTAATGTTCCAATGGCGGACACACCA GTAGTGACCTTCTGGGAAGGGGAGATAGTAGATACCAAGAACTACACGTTTTTCACTGGTAAATGGGAGGCAAC gcCGGAGGACGATATAAGACATTGGAGCAAGTTCCCATCCTTTTCACCCCTTCAG AACCAAGTGGAGGCTGATGGTGGCAAATCCTTGGACCTTAGCAATTACCCCTACATATTTATG AGGTGGAAAGAGCTATACTTCGTAAATGTCGGAACTGACTGTGGGTTGACTATTGCGGGATTTTACTATGTATGCTTCTCGTGTAGTGATGGATCCATCAACGGGTTCTATTATGACCCCAACAGCAG CCCGTTTCAGAAGCTTGAACTGAAATCCACCAACGAGGGAAGACCAGGCTTCAGCTTTTCAGCATACGAACTGCAGTAA